A DNA window from Zingiber officinale cultivar Zhangliang chromosome 3A, Zo_v1.1, whole genome shotgun sequence contains the following coding sequences:
- the LOC122053411 gene encoding uncharacterized protein LOC122053411, whose amino-acid sequence MEKVRYGQANPMSKKGKKKQVKGELDRMKQAEKKRKRLEKALAASAAIRSELEKKKQKKLEEQQRLDEEGASIAEAVALHVLGEDTDEPCHFAMNHSAWNNCWNYSGNIDLFMGYESSGKHCLDLNQASSAYEPVWKCNRLQNQSVCPPQTYTKGRQLSPQEGTSQVTDFSVGLLAAQAVSSLQIAEDPNCAQFSGQGATTVLINKMLGGRRLQQW is encoded by the coding sequence ATGGAGAAAGTAAGATATGGTCAGGCAAATCCAATGTcaaagaaagggaaaaagaagcaggtgaaaggcgAGCTAGATCGAATGAAGCAGGCTGAGAAGAAAAGGAAACGTTTAGAGAAAGCACTTGCAGCATCTGCAGCCATACGGTCTGAGCTAGAAAAGAAGAAACAAAAGAAACTAGAAGAGCAGCAAAGGCTCGATGAGGAAGGTGCCTCAATTGCTGAAGCAGTTGCCCTTCATGTTCTCGGGGAGGACACTGATGAACCCTGTcactttgcaatgaaccattCTGCTTGGAACAACTGTTGGAATTATTCAGGCAATATTGATCTGTTCATGGGTTATGAAAGCTCCGGAAAACATTGTTTAGATCTAAATCAGGCAAGCAGTGCGTATGAGCCTGTGTGGAAGTGTAACAGGCTGCAGAATCAGTCAGTATGCCCACCTCAAACTTATACGAAAGGTCGTCAACTATCACCCCAAGAAGGAACAAGTCAAGTAACTGATTTTTCCGTAGGTCTCTTGGCAGCTCAAGCTGTTTCATCACTGCAAATTGCAGAAGATCCAAATTGTGCTCAATTTTCTGGACAAGGCGCAACAACTGTTCTTATTAATAAAATGTTGGGAGGCCGCAGGTTGCAACAATGGTAA